In a single window of the Nicotiana tomentosiformis chromosome 8, ASM39032v3, whole genome shotgun sequence genome:
- the LOC138897523 gene encoding uncharacterized protein: MQHKDNDLEDLEDDVIPEEIVKEVENFENKQKSDLEETEAINLGDSETVKETHISIHLSPSEKEEYARFLKEYEDIFAWSYDDMTGLSTSIVAHKLPTNPMCLPVKQKLRKFKPDMSLKIKEEVTKHIKAKDIIRSGWTKRMLKKLPLSHHGGLYYYTMMPFGLKNTRATYMRSMTIIFHYMIHREIEVYVDDVIIKSKKVRIT, encoded by the exons atgcaacataaggacaacgatttggaagatctggaagatgatgtaatacctgaggaaattgtcaaagaagtagagaattttgagaacaaacaAAAGTCTgatttggaggaaactgaggccattaacttaggggattctgaaacagtcaaggaaactcatataagcattcatctatcaccatcagagaaagaagagtatGCTAGGTtcctaaaggaatatgaggacatttttgcatggtcctacgacgatatgactgggttaagcacatccatagtagctcacaagctacccaccAATCCTATGTGTCTACCGGTAAAACAAAAGCTTaggaaattcaagccagatatgagtttaaagataaaagaggaggtcaccaaacatattaaagccaag gatatcatcagatctggatggacgaAGAGGATGCTGAAAAAAttgcctttatcacaccatggggggtTATATTATTACACAATGATGCCGTTTGGATTGAAGAATACTAGGGCCACCTACATGAGATCCATGACAATTATCTTCCACTACATGATACACAGGGAAATAgaagtgtacgtggatgatgttatcatcaagtCTAAAAAagttcggatcacatag
- the LOC138897524 gene encoding uncharacterized protein, translating to MPTGKLAKWKILLREFDIIYVTQKEVKGQALADHLVENPVDGEYEPLKTYFPDKEVSFEREDIIKAYDSWRMFFDGAANFKGVGIRAVLVSETVQHYQVSTKIKFPCNNNMAEYEAYILGLRLAFDMNIQELLVIGDSDLLVHQTTSQNGFEAASYKAITKKIVADFVRDRIVCRFGVPESIITDNAANLNSDLMKAMYETFKIKHRNSTTYMSQMNGAVEAANKNVKKILRKMVDNYKQWH from the exons atgcctacgggtaagttagcaaagtggaagATACTATTGAgggagttcgacatcatctacgTAACTCAGAAGGAAGTCAAAGGGCAAGCGTTGGCTGATCACTTGGTAGAAAATCCCGTGGACGGAGAATATGAACCGTTGAAGACATATTTTCCCGACAAAGAGGTGTCATTTGAAAGAGAAGACATTATAAAAGCATACGAcagttggaggatgttcttcgacggagcagcaaacttcaagggagtgggcatcagagctgtcttagtatcagaaaccgtTCAACATTACCAGGTATCCACAAAAATCAAGTTCCCGTGCaacaataatatggcagaatacgaaGCCTACATTTTAGGACTCAGGTTGGCCTTCGACATGAAcattcaggagttgctggtaatcggagattctgatctattggtgcaccag actacttcacaaaatgggtttgAAGCTGCATCCTATAAGGCTATAACTAAAAAGATCGTAGCAGATTTTGTTCGGGACCgcattgtttgtcgatttggagtacctgagtcaatcattactgacaatgccgccaatcttaACAGTGACCTGATGAAAGCTATGtatgaaacattcaagatcaagcatcggaACTCTACAACATATATgtcgcaaatgaatggagccgtagaGGCTGCCAACAAGAAcgtcaagaagatattaaggaaaatggtggacaactacaagcAATGGCACTAA